The Myotis daubentonii chromosome 19, mMyoDau2.1, whole genome shotgun sequence genome window below encodes:
- the OASL gene encoding 2'-5'-oligoadenylate synthase-like protein: MALSAEMELYGTPASRLDSFVAQCLQPSREWKEEVLEAVKTVEQSLREEPLERECGLDQEVRVLKLVKVGSFGNGTALAGSAEVQLVAFLSCFRGFPEAAARHGAALRLIRNTLWTCQDLLDLGLEVLGVSPGVPDALAFTVQTRWTEEPVTVTVVPAYRALGPSAPHSQPSPEVYVNLVKACPYPGHLSPSFCELQRDFVKHRPTKLKSLLRLVKHWYLQYVRARSPRAALPPLYALELLTIYAWEMGTQENESFRLDEGLTTVMELLQEHQSLCIYWTKYYTFQNPIIEDVVRKQLQRERPIILDPADPTYNVAEGCRWDIVAQRACQCLKQDCCYDGKDNPVPSWNVKRARDIQVTVEQWGCQDWTLMVNPYSSIRKVKEKIQRRQCCEGLQRLSFQTPSGERKLLRSRSSLAEFGIFSDTRVCLLETIPPEIQVFVQNPEGGSHAYAVDPNSLVLGLKQQIEDKQGLLRKQQELQFLGQVLQDWSVLGSYGIRDSDTLILSKKKDTHFPFLPS; this comes from the exons ATGGCACTGTCCGCGGAGATGGAGCTGTACGGCACCCCTGCCTCCAGGCTGGACTCCTTCGTGGCTCAGTGCCTGCAGCCCAGCcgggagtggaaggaagaggtgCTGGAGGCCGTGAAGACCGTGGAGCAGTCCCTGAGGGAAGAGCCCCTCGAGAGAGAGTGTGGGCTGGACCAGGAGGTGCGGGTGCTGAAGCTGGTGAAG GTGGGCTCCTTCGGGAACGGCACGGCGCTCGCGGGCAGCGCGGAGGTGCAGCTGGTGGCCTTTCTGAGCTGCTTCCGCGGCTTCCCGGAGGCGGCCGCGCGCCACGGCGCCGCGCTGAGGCTGATCCGGAACACGCTGTGGACCTGCCAGGACCTGCTGGACCTCGGGCTCGAGGTCCTGGGGGTGTCCCCGGGCGTCCCCGATGCTCTCGCCTTCACCGTCCAGACCAGGTGGACCGAGGAGCCGGTCACCGTCACCGTCGTGCCGGCCTACAGGGCCCTGG GGCCTTCTGCTCCGCACTCGCAGCCGTCCCCCGAGGTCTATGTGAACCTGGTGAAGGCCTGCCCGTACCCCGggcatctctctccttccttctgcgaGCTGCAGAGAGACTTCGTGAAGCATCGACCCACCAAGCTGAAGAGCCTCCTGCGGCTGGTCAAACACTGGTACCtgcag TATGTGAGAGCCAGGAGCCCCAGGGCCGCGCTGCCCCCTCTCTACGCCCTGGAGCTGCTGACCATCTACGCCTGGGAAATGGGCACGCAGGAGAATGAGAGCTTCAGGTTGGACGAGGGCCTCACCACTGTGATGGAGCTCCTCCAGGAGCACCAGTCCCTTTGTATCTACTGGACCAAGTACTACACGTTCCAGAACCCGATCATTGAGGACGTTGTCAGAAAACAGCTCCAAAGAGAGAG GCCCATCATCCTGGATCCAGCTGACCCCACCTACAACGTGGCGGAAGGGTGCCGATGGGACATAGTGGCTCAGAGGGCCTGCCAGTGCCTGAAGCAGGACTGTTGCTATGACGGCAAGGACAACCCGGTCCCCAGCTGGAACGTGAAG AGGGCACGGGACATCCAGGTGACCGTGGAGCAGTGGGGCTGCCAGGATTGGACCCTCATGGTGAACCCTTACAGCTCCATTAGGAAGGTCAAGGAGAAGATCCAGCGGAGACAGTGCTGCGAGGGCCTGCAGCGCCTGTCCTTCCAGACTCCCAGCGGCGAGCGGAAGCTCCTCCGCAGCCGCAGCTCCCTGGCCGAGTTCGGGATCTTCTCCGACACGCGCGTCTGCCTGCTGGAGACCATCCCCCCGGAGATCCAGGTCTTTGTGCAGAATCCGGAAGGTGGGAGCCACGCCTATGCCGTCGACCCCAACAGCTTGGTGCTGGGCCTGAAGCAGCAGATAGAAGACAAGCAGGGGCTGCTCAGAAAGCAGCAGGAGCTGCAGTTCCTAGGCCAGGTCCTGCAGGACTGGTCCGTTTTGGGGAGCTATGGTATCAGGGACAGCGACACCCTCATCCTCTCCAAGAAGAAAGACACACATTTCCCATTTCTGCCCAGCTAG
- the C19H12orf43 gene encoding protein CUSTOS isoform X1 yields MTAPRGSISDAESSSGGSDAEELARCREAAVPAWGVGQRPRGPEKKRADAANNQLPATQPSLRHKVDEHEQDGNELQTTPEFRAYVAKKLGDLLDSSITISEAVKGPTKAEVQKATPEDDGFRLFFTSVPEGPEETAAPQPRRKRLPSRSSSEDSDEEWQRCQEAAVSASAILQESAIHGPVKVEKEAKKKKRKLKKKAKEASADLTTATTITSKATAGKQGQESAKLNGDLVSLGTKKKKRKKKAKRAIEASPFPPSKSAAASPAH; encoded by the exons ATGACGGCGCCCAGAGGTTCCATCAGCGACGCGGAGAGCAGCAGCGGAGGCAGCGATGCCGAGGAGCTGGCGCGGTGCCGCGAGGCGGCGGTGCCGGCCTGGGGCGTGGGGCAGCGCCCGAGAGGCCCGGAGAAGAAAAGAGCCG ATGCTGCAAATAATCAGCTGCCAGCTACCCAGCCAAGCCTCAG GCATAAGGTGGATGAGCACGAACAAGATGGCAATGAGCTTCAGACCACCCCCGAGTTCCGAGCCTACGTAGCCAAGAAGCTGGGAGACCTGCTGGACAG CTCCATTACCATCTCAGAAGCTGTGAAGGGACCAACAAAGGCGGAGGTACAGAAAGCCACCCCGGAGGATGATG GCTTCCGCCTCTTCTTCACCTCCGTCCCCGAAGGCCCTGAGGAGACAGCTGCTCCCCAGCCCCGCCGAAAGCGACTGCCTTCCCGCTCCAG caGTGAGGACAGTGATGAGGAGTGGCAGcggtgccaggaggcagctgTGTCAGCCTCTGCCATTCTGCAGGAGTCCGCCATCCACGGTCCTGTCAAGGTGGAAAAGGaagcaaagaagaagaaaaggaagttgAAAAAGAAAGCCAAGGAGGCCAGCGCAGACTTGACCACAGCCACCACCATCACAAGCAAGGCCACAGCCGGGAAGCAGGGACAGGAGTCAGCCAAGCTCAACGGAGACCTTGTGTCCCTGGgaaccaaaaagaagaaaaggaagaaaaaggccaAGAGAGCCATTGAGGCCTCCCCGTTCCCACCATCGAAGAGCGCAGCAGCCTCGCCTGCACACTGA
- the C19H12orf43 gene encoding protein CUSTOS isoform X2, with protein MTAPRGSISDAESSSGGSDAEELARCREAAVPAWGVGQRPRGPEKKRADAANNQLPATQPSLRHKVDEHEQDGNELQTTPEFRAYVAKKLGDLLDSSITISEAVKGPTKAEVQKATPEDDGFRLFFTSVPEGPEETAAPQPRRKRLPSRSSEDSDEEWQRCQEAAVSASAILQESAIHGPVKVEKEAKKKKRKLKKKAKEASADLTTATTITSKATAGKQGQESAKLNGDLVSLGTKKKKRKKKAKRAIEASPFPPSKSAAASPAH; from the exons ATGACGGCGCCCAGAGGTTCCATCAGCGACGCGGAGAGCAGCAGCGGAGGCAGCGATGCCGAGGAGCTGGCGCGGTGCCGCGAGGCGGCGGTGCCGGCCTGGGGCGTGGGGCAGCGCCCGAGAGGCCCGGAGAAGAAAAGAGCCG ATGCTGCAAATAATCAGCTGCCAGCTACCCAGCCAAGCCTCAG GCATAAGGTGGATGAGCACGAACAAGATGGCAATGAGCTTCAGACCACCCCCGAGTTCCGAGCCTACGTAGCCAAGAAGCTGGGAGACCTGCTGGACAG CTCCATTACCATCTCAGAAGCTGTGAAGGGACCAACAAAGGCGGAGGTACAGAAAGCCACCCCGGAGGATGATG GCTTCCGCCTCTTCTTCACCTCCGTCCCCGAAGGCCCTGAGGAGACAGCTGCTCCCCAGCCCCGCCGAAAGCGACTGCCTTCCCGCTCCAG TGAGGACAGTGATGAGGAGTGGCAGcggtgccaggaggcagctgTGTCAGCCTCTGCCATTCTGCAGGAGTCCGCCATCCACGGTCCTGTCAAGGTGGAAAAGGaagcaaagaagaagaaaaggaagttgAAAAAGAAAGCCAAGGAGGCCAGCGCAGACTTGACCACAGCCACCACCATCACAAGCAAGGCCACAGCCGGGAAGCAGGGACAGGAGTCAGCCAAGCTCAACGGAGACCTTGTGTCCCTGGgaaccaaaaagaagaaaaggaagaaaaaggccaAGAGAGCCATTGAGGCCTCCCCGTTCCCACCATCGAAGAGCGCAGCAGCCTCGCCTGCACACTGA